In Bacteroidota bacterium, the sequence AGTTTATCCGGCACTACGATCATTTTTTGAATCTGCTTGCCATCGACGTGCCGCTTCAACTTTTCGCTCTCGCGAGCAAAAGTTTCAAGTGCCTCACGAGTAAGACCGCGAGGCACTTCTAACTTATCGCGCAGCTTGCCATTAACCTGCAAGATGAGTGTAACAGAATCCTCGATTGTTTTGGCATCATCATATTCAGGCCATGAGGAATTGAAAATCGTGCCTTCATGTCCCAGACGTTGCCACAGCTCTTCTGCAATATGCGGAGCGAACGGCGAAACGAGTTTAATGAGCGCTTCAAACGCCGGGCGAGGCACCGCAGGCTCTTCCTCGATCTTGTTAAGCAAGATCATGAGTGCACTGACAGCGGTGTTTAACTGCAGCGCATCGATGTCCTCACCAACTTTTTTTATCGTTCGGTGCATGGTCCGCTCCAGCGATCCTGTGGGAGCCTCGCCGGATATTCTTGCGAGATCGGTCACACCGTCTTCGCCGACGGCGATGCGCCAAATCCGGTTCAGGAACCGATGGACACCCATGATCCCCTTCGAGTCCCATGGCTTCATCGCCTCGAATGGTCCCAGGAACATGTAATAGGTGCGCAAGGTATCGGCGCCGTATTTCGAAAGGAAGTCGTCAGGGTTAAGCACATTGCCGAGCGATTTCGACATCTTGACGCCATTCTCGCCAAGCACGATACCCTGATGGACCATTCGCTTGAATGGCTCGGAGCTTGAGACGACTCCGTGGTCAAACAGGAGTTTGTGCCAAAAACGTGAATAGAGTAGATGAGTTACGGCGTGTTCGGTCCCACCGATATAGAGATCGACCGGCATCCAATACTGCTCGTTATCCCTGGAAACCGGTGCATAATCATTTGCCGGATCGAGATATCGTAAGTAATACCATGAGGAGCCCGCCCATTGCGGCATCGTGTTTGTCTCACGCCGCGCGGGCCGCCCAGTTTCAGGATCGGTGGTATTGACCCACTCGGAAATGGTTGCCAGTGGTGACTCGCCAGTGCCAGATGGAGAGTAGCTCCTTACTTCCGGTAATAGTACCGGTAGCATGGATTCGGGCAATGCCTTCGCATACCCGCCATCGCCATCATCAGTCCAGATGATGGGAAACGGTTCGCCCCAATATCGCTGCCGCGAGAACAACCAATCACGAAGTTTATACTTTATCGCGCGGCGTCCAACCTTGTTCGCTTCCAGCCACGCGATCATCTTCTCTTTTGCCTCGGATGTCGGGAGTTCCGAGAGAAATCCGGAATTGACGGCCACTCCATACTCGCTGAACGCTTTGAGGAGCGGCTCATCACCATCGACGCCCGGCGCTTGGACCACGCGCACGACCGGTAACCCAAACGCTTGCGCAAATTCGAAATCACGCTCGTCATGCCCAGGCACGGACATGATCGCGCCAGTGCCGTAGGACATCAGCACGTAATCCGCAATCCAGATCGGGGTGCGTTCACCATTGACGGGATTCTTCGCGTAGGCGCCGGTGAAGACTCCAGTCTTTTCGCGTGAAAGATCCATACGTTCGAGATCACTTTTGCGGCGGACTTCATCCAGATAGTGCTCGACGGCCGCTTGGTGGTCTCTCGTGGTGATTCGTGACACGAGCGGATGCTCCGGTGCAACCACCATGTAGGTCGCCCCGAAGAGTGTGTCTGGACGTGTCGTAAAGACTCGAAGCGAAGCATCAAGCCCGGCGATGGGAAAATCGATCTCGGCGCCTTCGCTTTTGCCGATCCAATTGCGCTGCATTTCGAGTGTGCTGGCCGGCCAGTTCAGTCCGTCTAAATCGGCAAGCAGACGCTCGGCATACGCCGTGATGCGTAACATCCACTGCCGCATGTTGCGGCGTACGACAGTGAAGCCTTTTTCCTCTTGTTCCGCGACTTCCTCATTGGCCAGTACGGTCCCAAGTTCGGGACACCAATTCACGGGTGCCTCCGCTACATAAGCCAAACGGCACTGCGCGAGAAAATCCGCGCGTTGCTTCGCGGAGGCTTGCTTCCATTCCGCCGGTGTAAATTGTTTTTCCGAGCGAGTCGCGCAAGGCAACGCATCGGTCCCACGAGTCCCATCTGTCCCATGTGACTCGATGTGACGGATGAGAGCGTCAATCGGCCTTGCCTTCTGCTCGTTGGTATCGAAATACGAATTATAAAATTTAAGGAAGATCCACTGCGTCCACTTGAAGTAGTTCGGATCGGTGGTGTTGATCTCCCGGTCCCAGTCGTAGGCGAGTCCGAGCGATTCCAGCTGCCGCCGAAAAGTCGCGATGTTCTGCTCGGTTGTGATCCGTGGATGCAGTTTATTGCGGACGGCATATTGTTCGGCCGGAAGGCCGAAGGCATCCCAGCCCGTCGGGTGCAATGCATTGTAGCCTTGCATCCGCTTCATCCGCATCATGATGTCTGCGGCGGCGTAATGAACATGCCCCATGTGAAGACCGGCGCCCGATGGGTATGCGAACATATCCATAACGAAGTATTTCTTCTTGGCCGAGTCCGGCTCGACATGGAACGTCTTATGACTGCGCCAATACTCCTGCCACTTCTGATCGATTTCGGAAAACGGATAGGCCATGCGGGGGAAAAGATGAAATATGAGCTATGAAGTATGAACTAAGCGTGTGCGTTCCGTATTTTTGCTACAATGAGAACACGACTCCGGGCCACCACATTCGCATTCTTTCTTGTTTGCATCCCGATTGGTATCATTCATGGCCAGGGAATGCTCCTGGATAGCGTGCTTCCACGAATCGGAAGTGAGTTACACAATCCGGCACTCGCTCAGGAGCTTCGGACGCTTGTGCCCGACTTCGCGAATCAAAAAGTCTGGGGCCTCGCCGTTGGCGATTTCTCGAATGACTCTCTCCCGGACTTGGCGCTCTCCTTGTACGATCCTTATGCGGCGCGAGATCGAGTTCGCGTATATTTTTTCGAGAATCTCAAGAATCAGCAGCTTCGTGACCGATTCGCGAAGTCGATTACCTTTATCGAATCCCCGATCGAAGTCGGGCTCTCAGTTGAAGGCTCAGTGGTAACGATCACTCAAAAGACCGCCGAGCAACATTGGTCACAGGAGGGGTATTCGCTCGAGTCAGGTGATGTCACACTGGTGGACCGGTTCGAAACAGCGCAAGAAGACGTGACCGGTACCGCGAAGATTAAGGCGCGCGCCATTGGACATGAAGTCTATCGAAATTACGAGACGCTTCGGACACGCGAATCCTATTTCACAAGTTCCTCCGGTGATCCATTACTGAAGGTGGGCTACTTCACTCTTCCTTCATATCAGC encodes:
- the leuS gene encoding leucine--tRNA ligase, with product MAYPFSEIDQKWQEYWRSHKTFHVEPDSAKKKYFVMDMFAYPSGAGLHMGHVHYAAADIMMRMKRMQGYNALHPTGWDAFGLPAEQYAVRNKLHPRITTEQNIATFRRQLESLGLAYDWDREINTTDPNYFKWTQWIFLKFYNSYFDTNEQKARPIDALIRHIESHGTDGTRGTDALPCATRSEKQFTPAEWKQASAKQRADFLAQCRLAYVAEAPVNWCPELGTVLANEEVAEQEEKGFTVVRRNMRQWMLRITAYAERLLADLDGLNWPASTLEMQRNWIGKSEGAEIDFPIAGLDASLRVFTTRPDTLFGATYMVVAPEHPLVSRITTRDHQAAVEHYLDEVRRKSDLERMDLSREKTGVFTGAYAKNPVNGERTPIWIADYVLMSYGTGAIMSVPGHDERDFEFAQAFGLPVVRVVQAPGVDGDEPLLKAFSEYGVAVNSGFLSELPTSEAKEKMIAWLEANKVGRRAIKYKLRDWLFSRQRYWGEPFPIIWTDDGDGGYAKALPESMLPVLLPEVRSYSPSGTGESPLATISEWVNTTDPETGRPARRETNTMPQWAGSSWYYLRYLDPANDYAPVSRDNEQYWMPVDLYIGGTEHAVTHLLYSRFWHKLLFDHGVVSSSEPFKRMVHQGIVLGENGVKMSKSLGNVLNPDDFLSKYGADTLRTYYMFLGPFEAMKPWDSKGIMGVHRFLNRIWRIAVGEDGVTDLARISGEAPTGSLERTMHRTIKKVGEDIDALQLNTAVSALMILLNKIEEEPAVPRPAFEALIKLVSPFAPHIAEELWQRLGHEGTIFNSSWPEYDDAKTIEDSVTLILQVNGKLRDKLEVPRGLTREALETFARESEKLKRHVDGKQIQKMIVVPDKLVNVVVA